Part of the Candidatus Hydrogenedens sp. genome is shown below.
TTAGCAATGCTTCCTTTTCTGCCCAGGAAAAGGAAGTTATTAAGGGTTTCGATGAGACCCATTCAAATACAGATACAGAAAAGAAATGGGAACCGTATTCTGACCGCAAAATTCGGGTTGGAATTGCTGGTTATGGTCTGTGTAAATTTGGTGCTGCCTTTGGATTTCAGGACCATCCTAATGTAGAGGTCGTAGCCGTAACGGATTTGATACCCGAGCGATGTGCTGGATTAGCGAAGGATTGTCGCTGTTCAAAAACCTATCCTTCGCTGGAAGAGATGGTAAAAGACAAAGACATAGAAGCCGTATTCGTTGCTACAGATGCCC
Proteins encoded:
- a CDS encoding Gfo/Idh/MocA family oxidoreductase — translated: MYKNFTRRTLLKGCAMGMGMIVSNASFSAQEKEVIKGFDETHSNTDTEKKWEPYSDRKIRVGIAGYGLCKFGAAFGFQDHPNVEVVAVTDLIPERCAGLAKDCRCSKTYPSLEEMVKDKDIEAVFVATDA